Within the Tessaracoccus flavescens genome, the region CGCGCTCACCCACATCGCCACGCGACCCGAACACACCACGCAGGGACGGCGGATCCTCGGCGCCGTCGTCGTGACCGCCCTCGCCTTCGGAGTGGCGGCCCCCACCGCCGTCGCGGCCCGCTACTCGCGCGACGCCTACCTGATGCTCGACCAGATCCTCCCCCAGGCCTCAGACATCAAGGCGAGCAACCGCGAGGAGATCGCGGCAAGCAACGCCCCTGACCCCTGGGCCGACACGGAACGTGTCAACATCCTGCTCCTCGGCGCCGACGGCAACGAGGCACGCAAGGAGAACGTGGAGATGTTCGGCGTGCGGACCGACACGATCATGGTCGCCTCGATCGACACGAAGACCGGCAACACCACCCTGATCCAGATCCCGCGCAACGTGCAGTACACGCCGTTCCCCGAAGGTTCCGTCATGGCCGAGGAGTTCCCGGACGGCCTGCGCGGCGAGGGCGGCGAGGGCGAATGGTTCGTCAACACCATCTGGGAGAAGACCTCCGAGGGCGGCGACTACGCGCACCTGTTCGAGGGCACGACCTTCCCGGGCGCCGAGGCGCTCAAGGAGGGGGTGCAGGGCATCACCGGGCTCAAGATCGACCGCTTCGCCATGCTCAACATCGACGGGCTGAGCAACCTGATCAACGCCATGGGCGGCGTGACGGTCAACGTCAACAACCGGCTTCCGATCGGCGGCAACAAGTCGAAGGGCATCCGCCCGAGCGGCTACATCGAGGTCGGCAAGGAACAGAAGCTCGACGGGTACCACGCCATGTGGTACGCCCGCAGCCGCTACGACTCGTCCGACTACGACCGGATGGCCCGCCAGTCCTGCCTCGTCGACGCCATCATCAACCAGGCGAACCCCGAGACGCTCGTGACATCGTTCGAGCCGATCGCGGCCGCCTCGGCCGACATGGTCTCCACCGACATCACCCGCGACGAGTTCGGGGCCTTCATCGACCTGGCCTTCCGGGTCAAGGACGGCGGAACCGTCAACCGGCTCGTCTTCGCCCCCGGCAAGAACGGCTACTCCTACGCCGACCCGGACTTCGAGGCGATGCGCGAGGCCGTTCAGACGGCCATCGGCAACCCGGCCAAGTCAACCGCCTCCCCTGCCCCGCCCAGCGCGGCTCCGACCTCCAGCCCGACGGCCTCCGAGGCCTCAGCCGAGCCGAAGGAGACGCAGTCCAGCGAGCCTGGGGAGAGCGAGTCCGCGAAGCCCACCCCGACCACGGACGAGCAGAAGCTCACCGACGGCAGCCAGAACGTCGGCGACGCCTGCGCCTGGCAGGGCAACTGATCTCTCGCCACACCGGCCGCGGCGGCGTCGGTCGAGCGGCCACGGCGTCTCCGTCGGGTGGCTGCGCAGTGGCTGATGGTGTGCACAGACCTACAAGGAGCGCGGCTCGTGCCAATAGATGCACCGGTCGCGCTCACCGTAGAACTGTGCACGGGCCTCCGCGCCAGACGACCAGATGGGACGGAGTCGCTGGTCGACGGTCGGCGGGGTCGGCCAGGACCTACCGGCGCGACTCCAGCCGGCCCTTGATGTCGTCGAGGACGCGGTCGATCTCCGCGTCGGGCCGGGAGAACAGCAGGTGCGTTCGGCGGACCGAGCCGTGATAGATCGTCACGTGCACGCCGTCCTCGGACTGCGTGACCTTGCTCACGTCGGCCCACTCACCCTCGTGGTCGTCGCCCGGGCCGACGAGGCGGTAGCCGTCGTCGTCGAGCGTGAGGTGGACGGCGAGGCGCTGCATCGACATGAATGCCACGATCAGCAGCGCGACACCTGCGGCGAGCAGGACGCCGCCGAGGATGGCGACGACGAGGTGCCAGCCCTGGGCGATCGCGAGGACGAGCAGCAGCGCCCCGAGCAGGGCCCCCACCGCGGCGATGACGAACGCCCGCACCGGCGGGCGGGACTGGATCGTGTAGGTCGTCTCGGCCATGGCCCGAGCCTACCGGCGCACCCGCCTCCGTCCCGGGTGGCCCCGCCGAGGACCCAGAGGATCGAGGTTCGCGCTAGCATGGTCCCGCACTGGCGAGGTCGCATAGTGGACTAGTGCAGCCGCCTTGAAAGCGGCCGAGGGGCAACTCTCCGTGGGTTCGAATCCCACCCTCGCCGCTCCAGCGGAAGGCCGATGGTCGTCCCTCCATCGCCGGGGGGCCGAAGGTTCGCGAACACCCCGGCACCGACAGGCATGCAGGCTCCCGGCACCTCGGTCGGCGTCTCCACTCAGAGACCCACCCCCACGATGACCCAAGCCTGGCCGACCTGGTGCGCCCCCACCGAGCCAGGAACCGCGCGAGGCCTCCCCGCCCTGGCGCGGTTATCCTTGCCCGGTGCCTCCCAAGTCTCCGCTGCCGCCCCGACACGGGCTCCAGGCCGCGTGGGTCCGCACGCCCGACCGCGACCCGGCCAACCCGCTGCCTTGGCCGACCATGCGTGACTGGCTGGTGCACAAGCTGGCCCCCGCGCCCGAGGACGTCGACGAGATGCTCGACGCCGGCGCGTTCGTCGACGACAAGGGCCGACCCTGGACCGGGCGCGAGATCTACCGCCCCCACACGTTCGTCTGGTTCCATCGCACGCTCCGCGAGGAGGCGGAGGTGCCGGGAGAGCTTCGGGTGCTGCACCGCGACGAGCGGATCGTCGTGCTGGACAAGCCGCACTTCCTGTCCACCATCCCGCGCGGCAGGCACGTCGTCCAGAGCGCCGTCGTCAAGGCCCGTCAACAGCTCGACCTGCCCGAGCTGTCCGCGGCGCACAGGCTCGACCGGGGCACAGCGGGCGTCCTCCTCATGACGACTCAGAAGCGGTGGCGGGCCGCCTACCATTCGGTCTTCACCGAGCGGACGGTCACGAAGGTCTACCGCGCGATCGCCCCGTTCGACGAGACCCTGACGTTCCCACGGAAGGTCGAGTCGCATCTGGTCAAGCGCGTGGGAACCATGCAGGCGGAGACGCTCGACCTGCCGCCCAACGCCTTCACCGAGATCGACCTGCTCGAGCGCCGAGGCGACCTGGCGCTGTACGAGGTGCGTCCGCTCACCGGGAAGACGCACCAGATCCGCGCCCACTTCGACCAGCTCAGCATCCCGCTGCTCGGCGATCCGCTGTACCCGGAGGTCCTGCCGACCCCTATCGACGACTTCTCCACTCCCCTGCGCCTGCTCGCCTACAGTCTCGCCTTCCCCGACCCCGTCGACGGCACGCAGCGACACTTCACCTCCGGCCATATCCTCAGCTGGACTTAGCCGTCGTCTGCAGCTGACTCCTCGCGGCTGTTAGGTTGACGGAGGAGGCAGGCATGAATCGACGACGCATCATCGGCATTCTCATCGGAACCGCGCTCATCGCGGGGCTCTTCACCCACAGCCCAGCGCAACCCGCGCAAGCGCTGGACGTATACACGACGCCGGGAACCCACCACGTCAACGGACGCGTCTGGCGGACGACCTGCGAGAAGTACTCCTCGACGGTCGAGCGGTGCCGCACCGAGATCCAGGCCACGACGATCACCTACTCGCGCGGCCGCTACGTCGAAAAGTTCGGCTGGACGTTCAACAACCTCACCTACAAGCCGAGCCGCCGCGCGCAGTGGACGAGCAACGTGCTCGCCACGCCCGGCGAACACGTCAGCGGCGGGCGCAGGTGGAAGACGGAGTGCGACAGCGCCTGGACCGGCCGCAACGCCTGCCGCTCCTCCATCCTGACCACGACCTACCGCCGCTCCGGCAACGGATATGCGCAGGGCTCGACGTGGGTGTTCAACAACATCGTGCACTTCTCCGACTCCAGCCCCACCACCTTCTGCGTGCCGGGCGGATCAGCCAGCGCTGGGGTCGCGGCCATGCCCGCGAACGACGACATTGTCGTCCCCGGCGAGGAACCGACTCCGACCCCGAGACACTCCCCCGAGGCCACGGCGGCTCCCGACGACCCGACGCCCGCACCGAGCCTCAGCCCGAGCCCGTCTCCCTCTCCGTCTCAGAGCCCATCCCCATCTCCGTCTCAGGGCTCCTCCCCGGAGACGCCCACCCCGTCTCCGAAGCCGGACCCGACCGTCACCGAATCACCGACGCCCAGCCCCTCCCTCACCGCCCCCGTCACGCAGAGCGAGCCGAGGCCGCTTTCCGTCGAGCCGGCCGCGGCAACCGTCACGCTCGGCCGGATCCAGCACCCCGACCACCCCGTCGGGGTGCTCTACGACCGCCTCGGCGCCTTCCGCGTCGAGGGCTCCGCGGCCGGGGCGACTCAGGTGAAGGTCGAACTGATCGACGCCACGGGGAAGGTCCGCTCGAGCGCCACCGTCGTCGTCGCATCCTCCGGCGCATTCGCGGCCTCACTCAAGGGCGGGTTCGCCGGGAAGGCGACGGTCAAGGCGACCGCAGCAAACGCGACCGCGAGCCGCGCCGTCGAGCTGCGCAAGGCGGGGATCACGCAGTCGACGCCGACGCGCATCGACCCGCTCACCACGTCGAAGGTCACCGGAACGCTCACCCCGGGGATCGGCAACGTGCTGGTCACCGCCTACGTCTCCACGTCGTCCGGCTGGGTGGCAGCCGGGTCCGCCCGTACCGCGAGCGACGGCGACTACAGCATCCCCTTCGCCTACGGGAAGGGCACGCTCGGCACGTGGCAGGTGCGAACCTGCGCCACGCTCACCTGGGGCCCGACGATCCCGGCAGCCGCGTCGTCGGGCGTGACCCGGGCTCGGATCGCCAACCCGGTGATCACGAACACGACGGCCGCGGAGGTCGCCTCGACGTACCGGTCCGGCTGCCCCGTCGGGCCGTCCGGGCTGAGCACCATCCGGATCAACCAGCAGTCCATGGACGGGCGGGTCTACCGCGGCGAGATCATCGTGCGCCGCGGCCGGGCAAGCGACGTCGCGCAGGTCTTCGCGAAGACGTTCGAGGGCGGCTTCCCCGTGTTCCAGATGACCAACCCCAATGCCTTCGGCGGCGACGACATCAAGTCGATGGCTGCCAACAACACCTCGGCGTTCAACTGCCGCAAGGTCGTCGGCAACCCCTACGCCCTCTCCCCGCACAGCTACGGCTACGCCGTCGACGTGAATCCGTGGCAGAACCCGTACCGCGACCCGCAGGGCCGCTGGCACCCGAGCACCCAGCACGTCAGCCGAACCCCGGTCGTTCCCGGCATGCTGACCACCGGCAGCGTCCCGGTGCGCGAGTTCAAGGCCCGCGGCTGGGAGTGGTTCTCGGGGTGGGACTGGCACCACTTCGAGAAGAAATGAGGTTCGTCGCCGCGGCGCTCGGGGCGGTCGTCCTCGCAGGATGCGCGCCCGCACCGACCCCGACCGAAACACCGTCGGCCCCTCCACGCCCGACAGTGGGCGTCCCGTCCCAGCCTTCATCCGCTCCCGCATCGGCAGCCTCGACGACGCCGTCGCCCGAGCCGGCGCTGCCGCCGCAGGAGCCGCCGCCGGCGCCCGTCTCCCCGGCGCCCAGCACCGCGGGTTCCCTCGGGGAGACCGACGTCGCCCGGGCCGAGGGCTGGACGCCGACCGCGAGGCCGGGCTCGTCGGAGGAGGGCTATCTCGGCAACGGGACCTGGGTGCACGCCGTCTCCGCCGAGCACTCGGCCTACGCAGCGATCGCGCTCGGCTGCGCGGACCTCGGCGCCTATCCGCAGCCGACCGCAGCGCTCGAGGGCACCCTCGC harbors:
- a CDS encoding M15 family metallopeptidase, whose amino-acid sequence is MNRRRIIGILIGTALIAGLFTHSPAQPAQALDVYTTPGTHHVNGRVWRTTCEKYSSTVERCRTEIQATTITYSRGRYVEKFGWTFNNLTYKPSRRAQWTSNVLATPGEHVSGGRRWKTECDSAWTGRNACRSSILTTTYRRSGNGYAQGSTWVFNNIVHFSDSSPTTFCVPGGSASAGVAAMPANDDIVVPGEEPTPTPRHSPEATAAPDDPTPAPSLSPSPSPSPSQSPSPSPSQGSSPETPTPSPKPDPTVTESPTPSPSLTAPVTQSEPRPLSVEPAAATVTLGRIQHPDHPVGVLYDRLGAFRVEGSAAGATQVKVELIDATGKVRSSATVVVASSGAFAASLKGGFAGKATVKATAANATASRAVELRKAGITQSTPTRIDPLTTSKVTGTLTPGIGNVLVTAYVSTSSGWVAAGSARTASDGDYSIPFAYGKGTLGTWQVRTCATLTWGPTIPAAASSGVTRARIANPVITNTTAAEVASTYRSGCPVGPSGLSTIRINQQSMDGRVYRGEIIVRRGRASDVAQVFAKTFEGGFPVFQMTNPNAFGGDDIKSMAANNTSAFNCRKVVGNPYALSPHSYGYAVDVNPWQNPYRDPQGRWHPSTQHVSRTPVVPGMLTTGSVPVREFKARGWEWFSGWDWHHFEKK
- a CDS encoding pseudouridine synthase, whose protein sequence is MRDWLVHKLAPAPEDVDEMLDAGAFVDDKGRPWTGREIYRPHTFVWFHRTLREEAEVPGELRVLHRDERIVVLDKPHFLSTIPRGRHVVQSAVVKARQQLDLPELSAAHRLDRGTAGVLLMTTQKRWRAAYHSVFTERTVTKVYRAIAPFDETLTFPRKVESHLVKRVGTMQAETLDLPPNAFTEIDLLERRGDLALYEVRPLTGKTHQIRAHFDQLSIPLLGDPLYPEVLPTPIDDFSTPLRLLAYSLAFPDPVDGTQRHFTSGHILSWT
- a CDS encoding LCP family glycopolymer transferase; protein product: MNDAERPRRALGPQGEPSPAHAADGADEAEQTVVRKQKFSYDDLLYRRPPSQGGMDPWPSGERPRPEQVAPGTALGRSKDAPKDDATEAKPAATESTSSSAQAKSAAESKAGAAEPKAGASESAKAGAAISDAESPAASATQSTAPDAAAQRPSDRPATAASAAVPSGDWFRPEPKTTPAPKAGDGGGNTPVDPPAHALGKEPDESSDKAVPDEANTGRLRRSLLLTLASAVVPGSGLLGAPQRGLKALGAVTTAVFVLAIGYLGISALTDLSKLTQAAQRESTLTQATFGLVIVAVVWVALIALTHIATRPEHTTQGRRILGAVVVTALAFGVAAPTAVAARYSRDAYLMLDQILPQASDIKASNREEIAASNAPDPWADTERVNILLLGADGNEARKENVEMFGVRTDTIMVASIDTKTGNTTLIQIPRNVQYTPFPEGSVMAEEFPDGLRGEGGEGEWFVNTIWEKTSEGGDYAHLFEGTTFPGAEALKEGVQGITGLKIDRFAMLNIDGLSNLINAMGGVTVNVNNRLPIGGNKSKGIRPSGYIEVGKEQKLDGYHAMWYARSRYDSSDYDRMARQSCLVDAIINQANPETLVTSFEPIAAASADMVSTDITRDEFGAFIDLAFRVKDGGTVNRLVFAPGKNGYSYADPDFEAMREAVQTAIGNPAKSTASPAPPSAAPTSSPTASEASAEPKETQSSEPGESESAKPTPTTDEQKLTDGSQNVGDACAWQGN